Part of the Actinomycetota bacterium genome, GAGGGCAAGCTCTACGACGTGAGCAAGCCCGGCGAGACCATCACGGTCACCGCGGCGCCTCCGAAGGCCCCGTAGACCCCTCGCCGGCGCGCCCGAGGTGCCCTCGGTACCGCCGGTCGAACTCGGAGCGTACGAGCATCACCCTGCGGTCGCAGCCGGTGCAGCGCAGCCCGATGTCCATTCCCACGCGCACGACCTCCCACGCGTTCGCGCCGCACGGATGCGCCTTCTTGAGCCGCACCACGTCGCCCGTCGAGACCGGATGGATCGGCACCGCCATGACCGCTCTCCCGTATACTTCGCCCGACGGCTCGCAAGTATAGCCGCCACCGCCCGTCGGACGCCCGCCGCGAAGCGCCGCGGCGAGGCGCGGAAGCGAGGGGACATCATGAAGACCCGCGCCATCGTCTCGGTCCTCGGCGAGGACCGCGTCGGCATCGTCGCCGCCATCTCGAACGTGCTCGCCGAGACCGCCACGAACAT contains:
- a CDS encoding DUF951 domain-containing protein, which produces MAVPIHPVSTGDVVRLKKAHPCGANAWEVVRVGMDIGLRCTGCDRRVMLVRSEFDRRYRGHLGRAGEGSTGPSEAPR